In Prescottella soli, a genomic segment contains:
- a CDS encoding chloride channel protein, with product MLSRPPEAPLKDVEHPDARAMAREAVLAVLVGVAAAAIPIAVFEAVRFVAEVLYVRVPHAFGFGGDDRWWILAVLTTAGVVVGSIVWLAPGHGGRDSATAGLIGPPIPLSALPSLLAAMVLALGAGVSLSPENVLISVNAALAVWIVARLRPAFASERVIVLATAATIGVQFGTPIAAPLAYLELTGRRVRGNLWDVVFTPLVAAGAGAVTMAVLRRPVLTIDVPGSWSTTLPDVLGGAASPRPPRWSCSARCTGTGPCTGCSTASATRC from the coding sequence GTGCTGTCGAGACCGCCGGAGGCGCCCTTGAAGGACGTGGAGCACCCCGACGCCCGTGCGATGGCGCGCGAGGCGGTCCTGGCGGTGCTCGTGGGCGTGGCTGCCGCCGCGATCCCGATCGCGGTGTTCGAGGCCGTCCGCTTCGTCGCCGAGGTTCTGTACGTGCGTGTCCCGCACGCCTTCGGGTTCGGCGGCGATGACCGGTGGTGGATCCTGGCCGTCCTGACGACGGCCGGCGTCGTCGTCGGATCGATCGTGTGGCTGGCGCCCGGGCACGGTGGCCGCGACTCGGCGACGGCCGGCCTGATCGGGCCCCCGATCCCGTTGTCGGCGTTGCCGAGTCTGCTGGCGGCGATGGTGCTCGCGCTGGGTGCGGGAGTGAGCCTCAGCCCCGAGAACGTGCTGATCTCCGTCAATGCCGCGCTCGCGGTGTGGATCGTCGCCCGGCTGCGGCCCGCGTTCGCCTCGGAGCGCGTAATCGTGCTCGCGACGGCGGCGACGATCGGTGTCCAGTTCGGGACCCCGATCGCCGCGCCGCTCGCGTACCTCGAACTGACGGGGCGGCGGGTGCGGGGCAACCTGTGGGACGTCGTCTTCACGCCGCTGGTGGCGGCCGGCGCCGGCGCCGTCACGATGGCGGTCCTCCGCCGGCCGGTGCTGACGATCGACGTGCCCGGATCATGGTCGACGACGCTGCCCGACGTGCTCGGCGGCGCCGCATCGCCGCGGCCACCGCGGTGGTCGTGCTCGGCGCGGTGTACGGGTACCGGGCCCTGCACGGGCTGTTCCACCGCGTCCGCAACCCGGTGCTGA
- a CDS encoding aspartate kinase, with product MALVVQKYGGSSVSSAERIRRVAERIVETKKAGNDVVVVVSAMGDTTDELLDLAQQVCPVPPAREMDMLLTSGERISNALVAMAIHSLGAQARSFTGSQAGVITTGSHGNAKIIDVTPGRVRTALDEGSIVLVAGFQGVSQDSKDVTTLGRGGSDTTAVALAAALKADVCEIYTDVDGVFTADPRIVPDAQRLDTVSFEEMLEMAACGAKVLMLRCVEYARRYNVPVHVRSSYTTKPGTIVSGSMEDIPVEEALITGVAHDRGEAKVTVVGLPDTPGHAAKVFRAVAEAEINIDMVLQNISKVETGKTDITFTLPKADGPRAVEKLTALQSEIGFTQLLFDDLIGKVSLVGAGMKSHPGVTAKFCEALAEADVNIDLISTSEIRISVLVKDTDLDDAVRAIHAAFELGGEEAAVVHAGTGR from the coding sequence GTGGCTCTCGTCGTCCAGAAGTACGGGGGATCCTCGGTCTCGAGCGCCGAGCGCATCCGGCGCGTCGCTGAACGGATCGTCGAGACCAAGAAGGCGGGCAACGACGTCGTCGTGGTCGTCTCGGCGATGGGCGACACCACTGACGAGCTGCTCGATCTCGCGCAGCAGGTGTGCCCGGTGCCGCCGGCCCGCGAGATGGACATGCTGCTCACCTCGGGTGAGCGCATCTCCAACGCGCTCGTCGCGATGGCGATCCATTCGCTCGGCGCGCAGGCGCGGTCCTTCACCGGATCGCAGGCCGGCGTCATCACGACCGGAAGCCACGGCAACGCCAAGATCATCGACGTCACCCCGGGCCGCGTCCGCACCGCGCTCGACGAGGGCTCGATCGTGCTGGTCGCCGGCTTCCAGGGCGTGAGCCAGGACAGCAAGGACGTCACCACGCTCGGCCGCGGTGGCTCTGACACGACGGCCGTCGCGCTTGCCGCGGCGCTGAAGGCCGACGTCTGCGAGATCTACACCGACGTCGACGGTGTCTTCACCGCCGACCCGCGCATCGTGCCCGACGCGCAGCGCCTCGACACCGTCTCCTTCGAGGAGATGCTCGAGATGGCCGCGTGCGGCGCCAAGGTTCTGATGCTGCGCTGCGTCGAGTACGCCCGCCGCTACAACGTGCCCGTGCACGTCCGCTCGTCATACACGACCAAGCCCGGAACGATCGTGTCCGGATCGATGGAGGACATTCCCGTGGAAGAAGCCCTGATCACCGGTGTTGCCCACGACCGTGGCGAGGCCAAGGTCACCGTCGTCGGCCTGCCCGATACGCCGGGCCACGCCGCCAAGGTCTTCCGTGCCGTCGCCGAGGCCGAGATCAACATCGACATGGTGCTGCAGAACATCTCCAAGGTCGAGACCGGCAAGACCGACATCACCTTCACGCTGCCCAAGGCCGACGGCCCGCGCGCGGTGGAGAAGCTGACGGCCCTGCAGTCGGAGATCGGCTTCACACAGCTCCTGTTCGACGACCTCATCGGCAAGGTGTCGCTCGTCGGCGCCGGCATGAAGAGCCACCCGGGCGTCACCGCCAAGTTCTGCGAGGCCCTCGCCGAGGCGGACGTCAACATCGACCTGATCTCGACGTCGGAGATCCGCATCTCGGTGCTGGTCAAGGACACCGATCTGGACGACGCCGTGCGCGCGATCCACGCAGCTTTCGAACTCGGCGGCGAGGAAGCGGCCGTCGTACACGCAGGAACGGGACGGTAA
- a CDS encoding SDR family NAD(P)-dependent oxidoreductase, with product MTARVAVVTGAARGLGEAIALRLAADYDALVLADLTDRASGECAQQWEDVTSEVSRVRCDVRDAGSVRELFDRAEEFGDPVALVNAAGVGIFTPLLEIDEAMWDNTFAVNTRGTFLTCQEFLRRTESASAIVNIASIGARLGGDMLAHYGASKAAVIELSHSVARVGASRGIRCNTVMPGLILTDMWRQTIAFLRERDPGLASLSDDQVFQGFVEQMVPMGRPQEARDIAEMVAFLLGDGARNVTGQTVSVDGGAVMT from the coding sequence GTGACCGCGCGGGTAGCGGTCGTCACCGGAGCGGCACGGGGTCTCGGAGAGGCAATTGCCCTGCGACTCGCCGCCGACTACGACGCGCTGGTCCTCGCCGACCTCACCGACCGCGCGTCGGGTGAGTGTGCGCAACAGTGGGAGGACGTCACTTCGGAGGTCTCGCGGGTCCGATGTGATGTCAGGGACGCGGGCTCGGTCCGTGAATTGTTCGACCGCGCCGAAGAATTCGGAGACCCAGTTGCCCTTGTCAATGCGGCCGGCGTCGGCATCTTCACCCCACTGCTGGAGATCGACGAGGCCATGTGGGACAACACGTTCGCGGTCAACACCCGCGGCACCTTCCTGACCTGCCAGGAGTTTCTGCGCCGGACCGAGAGTGCATCCGCCATCGTCAACATTGCCTCGATCGGGGCGCGTCTCGGTGGGGACATGCTGGCGCACTACGGTGCATCCAAGGCGGCCGTCATCGAGCTGAGTCACAGCGTCGCCCGGGTGGGAGCCTCCCGCGGAATTCGCTGCAACACAGTAATGCCCGGACTCATCCTGACGGATATGTGGCGGCAGACGATCGCCTTCCTGCGGGAGCGTGATCCGGGCCTCGCGTCGCTTTCCGACGATCAGGTGTTCCAGGGGTTCGTCGAGCAGATGGTGCCCATGGGGCGTCCCCAGGAGGCCAGGGACATCGCGGAGATGGTCGCCTTCCTGCTCGGCGATGGCGCTCGCAACGTCACGGGCCAGACGGTGTCGGTCGACGGTGGGGCAGTGATGACGTGA
- a CDS encoding DUF6069 family protein encodes MSAYPPGPQAAAAVDAKRLWSGGVATALVAALAAVVGLLVVRGLLDIAVITPDTTFGESQVTTIAGYAIVAALLATALLHLLMVSTPRATSFFGWIGILATVAVALWPYTVYASTDSKIGSSLIYLVVGIAIVTLLSGVAGTARITRPVGS; translated from the coding sequence ATGAGCGCGTATCCCCCCGGCCCGCAGGCCGCAGCCGCGGTCGACGCGAAACGACTGTGGTCCGGCGGCGTGGCCACCGCTCTCGTCGCGGCCCTCGCCGCGGTGGTGGGTCTGCTGGTCGTCCGAGGCTTGCTCGACATCGCGGTCATCACTCCCGACACGACCTTCGGGGAATCCCAGGTGACGACGATCGCCGGATACGCGATCGTCGCCGCACTGCTCGCCACGGCACTGCTGCACCTACTCATGGTCTCGACGCCCCGCGCGACGTCGTTCTTCGGTTGGATCGGCATACTCGCGACCGTCGCCGTGGCGTTGTGGCCGTACACCGTCTACGCGTCGACCGACTCGAAGATCGGCAGTTCGCTCATCTACCTCGTCGTCGGGATCGCGATCGTGACGCTGCTGTCCGGGGTGGCGGGCACTGCGCGCATCACGCGCCCGGTCGGATCCTGA
- a CDS encoding ABC transporter permease subunit yields the protein MATDLVRLDLLLRRRSLIGFSLGMAAYTFVIVALYPAFRHETGLDKLMSENSTFAALLGIRGSLTSASGWLNANLYTNFLPLVVLLLTVGYGASCIAGQNEDGTLGLVASLPLTRTRIALQKVGAMCLVAVPVSAVTAISVFLGRGFGLRVDAAALVGVTIAVLLLGIDFGALAMLIGSLTGSRSVALGVASSVTAAAYLVNSLAPVVSWIRPARLASPFFYAVGDGQLVEGVSVTAFVVLSAVAVALSAATVVAFRRLDVD from the coding sequence ATGGCGACTGATCTCGTCCGACTCGACCTCCTGCTGCGCCGTCGCTCCCTGATCGGCTTCTCGCTGGGAATGGCCGCCTACACCTTCGTGATCGTCGCGCTGTACCCGGCGTTTCGGCACGAGACGGGGCTCGACAAGCTGATGTCCGAGAACTCCACCTTCGCGGCGCTGCTCGGCATCAGGGGATCGCTGACGTCGGCGTCCGGATGGCTGAACGCGAACCTGTACACCAACTTCCTGCCGCTGGTCGTCCTGCTCCTCACCGTTGGATACGGGGCGTCGTGCATCGCCGGCCAGAACGAGGACGGCACGCTCGGGCTGGTCGCGTCGTTGCCGCTGACCCGAACGCGGATCGCGCTCCAGAAGGTCGGCGCCATGTGCTTGGTCGCGGTGCCGGTGTCGGCGGTGACGGCGATCAGCGTGTTCCTCGGGCGCGGGTTCGGGCTGCGAGTCGACGCGGCCGCCCTCGTCGGCGTCACGATTGCGGTTCTCTTGCTGGGCATCGACTTCGGAGCACTGGCGATGTTGATCGGATCGCTCACCGGAAGCCGGAGCGTCGCGCTGGGGGTGGCCTCGTCAGTGACCGCGGCCGCATACCTCGTCAATTCGCTCGCACCGGTTGTCAGTTGGATCCGGCCCGCGCGGCTCGCCTCCCCGTTCTTCTACGCGGTCGGCGACGGCCAACTCGTCGAGGGCGTGTCCGTCACCGCCTTCGTCGTCCTGTCCGCCGTCGCGGTGGCCCTGTCCGCCGCCACCGTGGTGGCGTTCCGTCGGCTCGACGTCGACTGA
- a CDS encoding acyl-CoA carboxylase subunit beta → MDAGNSAEWGPLLERLAERKESARAMGGAAKVARYRVPGRLDARGRVAGLLDPGTFVELGPLAGDPAIPADAFVAGSGAVDGRPVMVGAEDFTVAGGSIGTAAASKRTRVAQLALRNRTPLVVLLEGAGHRATNALERNRPAPNDLQAMADLSGLVPTVTIVTGPSAGHGALAAPLSDFVIMVDGHGALFTAGPPLVAASTGEQVDKQALGGPQVAIDTSGVAHNLAESDEAALALARRYLSYFPSSAWQPPPWVGPDGGNHDVGERHLPELLDLIPVNQKRPYDMRVMLGALADAGTVTEIQPSYGTSIITALTRIGGHSVAVVANQPTVMAGAVTVAAADKAAAFLQLAGAFHLPVLFLADNPGVMAGSGSEKAGILKASARMFAAQHRLRTPKFHVTVRKAFGFGSSVMGMNPYDNQTMTLAFPAVTLGGIPADVGGRTAKEDDETRRALVENEASGPWALAQTLFYDDIIDPRELRNILIHGLNTSVRDDAVEPVAHHGYLR, encoded by the coding sequence GTGGATGCCGGGAACAGCGCCGAGTGGGGGCCGCTTCTCGAACGACTCGCCGAGCGGAAGGAATCCGCCCGCGCGATGGGCGGCGCCGCGAAGGTCGCCCGCTACCGGGTGCCCGGGCGGCTGGACGCCCGCGGCCGCGTCGCCGGCTTGCTGGACCCCGGGACGTTCGTCGAATTGGGCCCGCTCGCAGGCGATCCGGCGATACCGGCCGACGCGTTCGTCGCCGGATCCGGGGCGGTCGACGGCCGCCCGGTGATGGTCGGGGCCGAGGACTTCACCGTCGCGGGCGGCTCGATCGGCACCGCGGCCGCGTCCAAGCGGACCCGGGTGGCCCAGCTCGCGCTGCGGAACCGGACGCCGCTCGTGGTGTTGCTCGAGGGCGCCGGGCATCGCGCGACCAACGCGCTGGAACGGAACCGACCGGCGCCCAACGATCTTCAGGCGATGGCCGACCTGTCGGGACTGGTGCCCACCGTCACGATCGTCACGGGGCCGTCGGCCGGACACGGGGCGCTGGCCGCGCCGCTATCGGATTTCGTGATCATGGTGGACGGACACGGGGCGCTGTTCACCGCCGGCCCGCCGCTCGTCGCGGCGTCCACGGGTGAGCAGGTCGACAAACAAGCACTCGGAGGACCGCAGGTCGCGATCGACACGTCCGGCGTCGCGCACAATCTCGCCGAGTCGGACGAGGCCGCGCTGGCGCTGGCCCGTCGCTATCTGTCGTACTTCCCGAGCAGCGCGTGGCAGCCCCCGCCGTGGGTGGGGCCGGACGGCGGCAACCACGACGTGGGGGAACGGCACCTACCCGAGTTGCTCGATCTGATTCCGGTGAACCAGAAGCGCCCGTACGACATGCGGGTGATGCTCGGCGCGTTGGCCGATGCCGGCACCGTCACCGAGATCCAGCCGAGCTACGGGACGTCGATCATCACCGCACTGACTCGGATAGGTGGGCATTCGGTCGCCGTCGTCGCGAACCAGCCGACGGTGATGGCGGGCGCCGTGACGGTGGCGGCCGCCGACAAGGCCGCGGCCTTCCTCCAGTTGGCGGGCGCCTTCCATCTGCCGGTGCTGTTCCTCGCGGACAACCCGGGTGTGATGGCGGGCAGTGGATCCGAGAAGGCGGGCATCCTCAAGGCCAGCGCGCGGATGTTCGCGGCGCAGCACCGGCTGCGGACCCCCAAGTTCCATGTGACGGTGCGCAAGGCGTTCGGGTTCGGCAGTTCGGTGATGGGCATGAACCCCTACGACAACCAGACGATGACGCTCGCGTTCCCCGCCGTCACCCTCGGTGGCATCCCCGCGGACGTCGGAGGGCGCACCGCGAAGGAGGACGACGAGACCCGGCGCGCGCTGGTCGAGAACGAGGCGTCCGGCCCGTGGGCGCTGGCGCAGACGCTGTTCTACGACGACATCATCGACCCGCGGGAGCTGCGGAACATCCTGATCCACGGGCTGAACACGAGTGTGCGGGACGATGCCGTCGAGCCCGTTGCGCACCACGGTTATCTGCGTTGA
- a CDS encoding sigma-70 family RNA polymerase sigma factor: MSTCYALSPTGTDVDSMAVAAAVGTDGALADLMARVRPMVLGFCRSRLHGARRVSVEDVTQEVCIAVVNALPRYEHRGRFTAFVFGIASHKVTDALRAAQRDRCCPVGDLPEIGADTDTPEDHAVRSDDLRRVESMLAILTPQQRHILRLRIIEEKTAAETADELRTTPGAVRVAQHRALTRLREEFAFTRGG, translated from the coding sequence GTGAGTACCTGCTACGCCCTGTCGCCCACGGGCACCGACGTCGACAGCATGGCGGTCGCGGCGGCCGTCGGGACCGACGGCGCGCTGGCCGACCTCATGGCCCGCGTCCGCCCGATGGTGCTGGGCTTCTGCCGGTCACGACTGCACGGGGCACGGCGGGTCTCCGTCGAAGACGTGACCCAGGAGGTGTGTATCGCCGTGGTCAACGCACTTCCGCGGTACGAGCACCGGGGCCGTTTCACGGCGTTCGTGTTCGGCATCGCCAGCCACAAGGTCACCGACGCGCTGCGTGCGGCGCAACGCGACCGGTGCTGTCCGGTCGGTGACCTCCCCGAGATCGGCGCGGACACCGACACCCCGGAAGACCACGCGGTCCGGTCGGACGACCTGCGCCGCGTCGAGTCGATGCTCGCCATCCTGACACCGCAGCAGCGTCACATCCTCCGCCTGCGCATCATCGAAGAGAAGACGGCGGCCGAGACCGCGGACGAGCTGCGCACGACCCCGGGCGCGGTCCGCGTCGCCCAGCACCGCGCGCTGACGCGACTGCGCGAGGAGTTCGCGTTCACCCGCGGAGGGTGA
- a CDS encoding GAP family protein has translation MGEDFAVRCGLAPDMGDLILQLLPELAGMAVTPAAIAGCVLLLQTKRALANAFAFFAAFMIAYTAIGVAALLGGATHDTRSGTASHWAGLAVGLIFVAFGVAQLIRRRVPSDTGPEWMQQLANAKPRGAFVMGAALSIVNPNLAIMISGMTIIAASDTSVGASVFGTVLLLLAAALDFLVPIGVYLAFGDRAKAILAKVKEWMLAHERPLTLTVFFGFGALFVIRNVIALA, from the coding sequence GTGGGTGAGGATTTCGCCGTGCGGTGCGGGTTGGCTCCGGACATGGGCGATCTGATCCTGCAACTACTTCCCGAACTGGCGGGCATGGCCGTCACGCCTGCGGCGATCGCCGGCTGTGTGCTGCTGCTGCAGACCAAACGGGCACTCGCCAACGCCTTCGCGTTCTTCGCCGCGTTCATGATCGCGTACACCGCGATCGGTGTCGCGGCACTGCTCGGTGGCGCCACCCACGACACCCGATCTGGCACCGCCAGTCACTGGGCGGGTCTGGCCGTCGGTCTGATCTTCGTCGCCTTCGGCGTGGCGCAACTGATCCGTCGACGAGTGCCGTCGGACACCGGGCCGGAGTGGATGCAGCAATTGGCGAACGCGAAGCCGCGAGGCGCGTTCGTCATGGGGGCCGCGCTGTCGATCGTGAACCCCAACCTCGCGATCATGATCTCCGGTATGACGATCATCGCGGCCTCCGACACCTCGGTCGGGGCCTCGGTGTTCGGGACCGTGCTGTTGCTTCTCGCGGCGGCGCTCGACTTCCTGGTGCCGATCGGGGTGTACCTGGCCTTCGGGGATCGGGCGAAGGCCATCCTCGCGAAGGTCAAGGAGTGGATGCTCGCGCACGAGCGGCCGCTCACGCTGACCGTCTTCTTCGGGTTCGGTGCGCTGTTCGTGATCCGGAACGTGATCGCGCTCGCCTGA
- a CDS encoding low temperature requirement protein A: MDLSRRLTTRPTEERASVSALELFFDLVFVFAITRVTELWGNDPSTINLLHGLLVMAVLWWCWVCYAWLANLVRADEGVVRVVMLTAMSAVFVVALTIPEAFDNLPGGLDGPVIFALGYFVVRLLHILMFLMISREDPQLRGQVKRFVPSMLTGTTLLLIASQLTGPWQTAMWFLALAGDYLGTLVGGTGWRLRSVSHFAERHSSFVIIALGESIASIGIGVAAVPISWPIIVASLLGLAVSSLLWWAYFDMTSLMVEHAFEESHGRRRIQIAQRCYSYAHLPMVIGIVLLSLGLKKILYYVADGNHHRLTDPLQGWPLVALYSGAALYLAALVYFKWFGVGGFSVPRTVTAVALLALIPLAWHLPALATLGLLTAVLLTLITYETIVFAERRRHIRA; this comes from the coding sequence ATGGACCTGTCCCGACGGTTGACCACACGACCCACGGAGGAGCGGGCGTCGGTTTCGGCGCTCGAGCTGTTCTTCGACCTGGTGTTCGTCTTCGCGATCACGCGGGTCACCGAGCTGTGGGGAAACGACCCGAGCACCATCAACCTGCTGCACGGCCTGCTCGTGATGGCCGTGCTGTGGTGGTGTTGGGTCTGCTACGCGTGGCTGGCGAACCTGGTGCGCGCCGACGAGGGCGTCGTGCGGGTCGTGATGCTCACGGCGATGTCCGCGGTGTTCGTCGTGGCGCTCACCATCCCGGAGGCATTCGACAACCTGCCCGGCGGGCTCGACGGCCCGGTCATCTTCGCGCTCGGGTACTTCGTGGTCCGCCTGCTGCACATCCTGATGTTCCTGATGATCAGCAGGGAGGATCCGCAGCTGCGCGGGCAGGTGAAGCGGTTCGTGCCGTCGATGCTCACGGGCACGACGCTCCTGCTGATCGCATCGCAGCTGACCGGGCCGTGGCAGACGGCCATGTGGTTCCTCGCCCTCGCCGGCGACTACCTGGGCACCTTGGTCGGCGGCACCGGCTGGCGGCTGCGGTCGGTGAGCCACTTCGCCGAGCGACACAGCTCGTTCGTGATCATCGCGCTCGGCGAGTCCATCGCGTCGATCGGTATCGGCGTCGCCGCCGTGCCGATCTCGTGGCCGATCATCGTCGCGTCGCTGCTCGGGCTGGCGGTGTCATCGCTGCTGTGGTGGGCGTACTTCGACATGACATCGCTGATGGTGGAGCACGCGTTCGAGGAATCCCACGGGCGACGCCGGATCCAGATCGCGCAGCGGTGCTACAGCTACGCCCACCTGCCGATGGTGATCGGCATCGTGCTGCTCTCCCTGGGGCTCAAGAAGATCCTGTACTACGTGGCCGACGGCAACCACCACCGGCTGACCGATCCGCTCCAGGGGTGGCCACTGGTGGCGCTGTACAGCGGGGCCGCTCTCTATCTCGCGGCGCTGGTCTACTTCAAGTGGTTCGGCGTCGGCGGGTTCAGCGTCCCCCGCACGGTGACCGCGGTGGCGTTGCTGGCCCTGATTCCGCTCGCGTGGCACCTGCCGGCCCTCGCGACTCTGGGGCTCCTCACCGCGGTCCTGCTGACACTGATCACGTACGAGACGATCGTGTTCGCGGAGCGTCGGCGCCACATCCGGGCGTGA
- a CDS encoding aspartate-semialdehyde dehydrogenase, producing MTTIAVVGATGQVGIVMRTLLEERNFPADKVRFFASARSAGKTLPFRGEDIVVEDASATSDEDLKGIDIALFSAGATLSRAQAPRFAAAGAIVVDNSSAWRKDPEVPLVVSEVNPEETKNPPKGIIANPNCTTMAAMPVLKVLHDEAGLQRLIVSSYQAVSGSGIAGVEELVGQVRAVADDAEKLVHSGAAADFPAPNKYVAPIAFNVVPLAGALVDDGSGETDEDQKLRNESRKILGLPDLLVSGTCVRVPVVTGHSLAINAEFERPLSVERAKELLADAPGVELVDVPNPLAAAGGDVSLVGRIRQDPGAPEGRGLALFVSGDNLRKGAALNTIQIAELLV from the coding sequence ATGACCACCATCGCTGTCGTCGGTGCCACCGGCCAGGTCGGCATCGTCATGCGCACCCTGCTCGAGGAGCGCAACTTTCCGGCCGACAAGGTCCGGTTCTTCGCGTCCGCGCGCTCGGCCGGCAAGACGCTGCCGTTCCGCGGTGAGGACATCGTGGTCGAGGACGCATCCGCGACCTCCGACGAGGACCTGAAGGGCATCGACATCGCGCTGTTCTCGGCCGGTGCGACGCTGTCGCGCGCGCAGGCCCCGCGCTTCGCCGCCGCCGGTGCGATCGTCGTCGACAACTCGTCGGCGTGGCGCAAGGATCCCGAGGTTCCCCTCGTCGTCAGCGAGGTCAACCCGGAGGAGACCAAGAACCCGCCGAAGGGCATCATCGCCAACCCGAACTGCACCACGATGGCCGCGATGCCGGTCCTCAAGGTGCTGCACGACGAGGCGGGCCTGCAGCGCCTGATCGTCAGCAGCTACCAGGCGGTCTCGGGCAGCGGCATCGCCGGTGTCGAGGAGCTCGTCGGCCAGGTGCGCGCCGTCGCCGACGACGCCGAGAAGCTGGTGCACTCCGGTGCGGCCGCCGACTTCCCGGCCCCGAACAAGTACGTCGCGCCCATCGCGTTCAACGTCGTGCCGCTCGCCGGTGCGCTCGTCGACGACGGCAGCGGCGAGACCGACGAGGACCAGAAGCTTCGCAACGAGAGCCGCAAGATCCTCGGCCTGCCGGACCTGCTGGTGTCGGGCACGTGCGTGCGCGTCCCGGTCGTCACCGGCCACTCGCTCGCGATCAACGCCGAGTTCGAGCGTCCGCTGTCGGTGGAGCGCGCCAAGGAACTGCTCGCCGACGCTCCGGGCGTCGAGCTGGTGGACGTGCCGAACCCGCTCGCGGCCGCCGGCGGCGACGTGTCCCTCGTCGGCCGGATCCGTCAGGACCCGGGTGCCCCCGAGGGGCGTGGCCTGGCGCTGTTCGTGTCGGGCGACAACCTGCGCAAGGGTGCGGCGCTCAACACCATCCAGATCGCAGAGCTGCTCGTCTAG
- a CDS encoding ABC transporter ATP-binding protein yields MPPPTTSLVRVEHLTRRFGARRGITDVDFRIDEGEVFGFLGPNGAGKTTTIRILLGLYRPTSGSVRVFGLDPGREAERILQRVGYLPGELALHPGLTGAQHLDRFARIRGLTDRRYRDQLVERFGAELDTPARALSKGNRQKIGLVMAFMHRPDLLVLDEPTIGLDPLVQDEFADLVRETVADGRTILFSSHDLDEVQRLVERVCILRDGRVVVTAGVESLRRTSPRTIELRFEQPPQPDVFERLDGVQVRSSDGGRIELSVTGEVAPMLRAAADQGAVDITARRADLDELFRGYYRGEQGAEASDGD; encoded by the coding sequence GTGCCCCCACCGACGACGTCGCTGGTCCGGGTCGAGCACCTCACCCGACGGTTCGGAGCTCGGCGAGGGATCACCGATGTCGATTTCCGGATCGACGAGGGGGAAGTATTCGGGTTCCTCGGGCCGAACGGTGCAGGCAAGACCACGACGATCCGGATTCTCCTCGGCCTGTATCGGCCGACGTCGGGATCGGTGCGGGTGTTCGGCCTCGATCCGGGACGCGAGGCCGAACGGATCCTGCAGCGGGTCGGATACCTGCCCGGCGAGTTGGCACTGCACCCCGGACTCACCGGCGCCCAACACCTCGACCGGTTCGCGCGCATCCGGGGACTGACGGACCGGCGATATCGCGACCAGCTCGTGGAGCGGTTCGGGGCGGAGCTCGACACGCCGGCCCGCGCTCTCTCGAAGGGGAATCGCCAGAAGATCGGTCTCGTCATGGCGTTCATGCACCGGCCCGATCTGCTGGTCCTGGACGAGCCGACGATCGGGCTCGACCCGCTCGTGCAGGACGAGTTCGCAGACCTGGTACGCGAAACGGTGGCGGACGGGCGGACCATCCTGTTCTCGTCGCACGACCTGGACGAGGTGCAGCGGCTCGTCGAGCGCGTCTGCATCCTGCGCGACGGTCGGGTGGTGGTGACCGCGGGCGTCGAGAGTCTGCGCCGGACGTCACCGCGCACGATCGAGCTTCGATTCGAGCAGCCCCCGCAACCGGACGTGTTCGAACGACTCGACGGGGTCCAGGTTCGATCGAGTGACGGCGGGCGGATCGAACTGTCGGTGACCGGGGAGGTCGCACCGATGCTGCGCGCGGCGGCCGACCAGGGCGCCGTCGACATCACCGCGCGGCGGGCCGACCTCGACGAATTGTTCCGCGGCTACTACCGCGGCGAGCAGGGCGCGGAGGCATCCGATGGCGACTGA